One Gossypium hirsutum isolate 1008001.06 chromosome A11, Gossypium_hirsutum_v2.1, whole genome shotgun sequence genomic window carries:
- the LOC107942221 gene encoding cell cycle checkpoint control protein RAD9A isoform X2: MELSLSDNALKTFSRSITCLARVGNELVIQASPSQLALHTLNSSRSAYQSITFKPNFFDAYRISGTQVQCSVLLKAVCSVFRTPIASIDHLTVKLADPDALKVQWALACYSGMKKSYWITCNVEPDIQHLSLDRRRFPSNLVVRPRDLNRLLANFQSSLQEITIIATETTSLPSDAASEIGGKAVELRCYIDPTKENDSTLHTQLWIDPLEEFVQYTHIGDPVDVTFSMKELKAFLTFCEGCEVDIHLFLDKAGEPILLAPKFGLDDGSGSNFDVTLVLATMLISQLHEGNPSELAPAATTVHNQAMHRTGSEAQEERVRSNVPEHPSDHTRIWSDLSGSAAKSSNGVEERQVKGQQNLNASEQRDIQRISMMHITKDAPIKESVPAAPSFTRHQVEKDHEAGAQGRSQINVHGLSQRHPSNWVDANEEEDGDDENELCVQSTPPYYEEQ; this comes from the exons ATGGAGCTGAGTCTAAGCGACAACGCTCTCAAAACCTTTAGTCGTTCGATCACGTGCCTCGCACGTGTAGGCAATGAGCTCGTCATCCAAGCTTCTCCTTCTCAG CTTGCACTTCATACACTCAATTCTTCAAGGTCGGCCTACCAATCTATTACGTTTAAGCCAAACTTCTTTGATGCCTATAGAATTTCTGGTACTCAAGTGCAGTGTAGTGTGCTTTTGAAG GCTgtttgttctgtttttaggacACCTATTGCAAGTATTGATCACTTGACTGTGAAATTGGCCGATCCTGATGCGTTGAAAGTACAGTGGGCTTTGGCATGCTATAGTg GTATGAAAAAATCATATTGGATTACCTGCAATGTTGAACCAGACATACAACACTTGTCTCTTGATAGGAGAAGATTTCCAAGTAACTTGGTAGTTAGGCCTCGTGATCTAAACAGATTGCTAGCTAATTTTCAATCATCACTTCAGGAAATTACTATCATTGCAACTGAGACAACGTCCTTACCTTCAGATGCTGCAAGTGAAATAGGTGGAAAAGCTGTTGAGCTTAGATGTTATATAGATCCAACAAAAG AGAATGATTCCACATTGCACACTCAACTCTGGATAGATCCTTTGGAAGAGTTTGTGCAGTATACTCACATTGGAGATCCTGTAGATGTTACTTTTAGTATGAAGGAATTAAAG GCATTCCTTACTTTTTGTGAAGGCTGCGAGGTTGACATACACTTGTTTCTTGACAAAGCTGGCGA GCCGATTTTGTTGGCACCCAAATTTGGCCTAGATGATGGCTCTGGCTCAAACTTTGATGTTACACTTGTACTTGCAACCATGCTTATATCACAGCTGCATGAAGGCAATCCCTCTGAACTTGCACCAGCTGCTACGACTGTACATAACCAGGCAATGCACAGGACAGGGTCCGAAGCACAAGAAGAGAGGGTTAGGTCAAATGTACCTGAGCATCCATCGGACCACACCAGAATATGGTCTGACCTCTCAG GAAGTGCAGCAAAAAGCAGTAATGGGGTTGAAGAAAGGCAAGTGAAAGGACAGCAGAACTTGAATGCTAGTGAACAGAGGGATATTCAAAGGATTAGCATGATGCATATTACAAAAGATGCACCGATTAAAGAAAGTGTTCCTGCTGCTCCTAGTTT TACCCGCCACCAAGTAGAAAAGGACCATGAGGCTGGGGCACAAG GTAGGAGCCAGATTAATGTGCATGGGTTATCACAACGTCATCCGAGTAATTGGGTAGATGCAAATGAGGAGGAGGATGGGGATGATGAGAACGAATTATGTGTTCAGTCAACACCACCATATTATGAAGAACAGTAA
- the LOC107942221 gene encoding cell cycle checkpoint control protein RAD9A isoform X1: MELSLSDNALKTFSRSITCLARVGNELVIQASPSQLALHTLNSSRSAYQSITFKPNFFDAYRISGTQVQCSVLLKAVCSVFRTPIASIDHLTVKLADPDALKVQWALACYSGMKKSYWITCNVEPDIQHLSLDRRRFPSNLVVRPRDLNRLLANFQSSLQEITIIATETTSLPSDAASEIGGKAVELRCYIDPTKENDSTLHTQLWIDPLEEFVQYTHIGDPVDVTFSMKELKAFLTFCEGCEVDIHLFLDKAGECLLGNRPILLAPKFGLDDGSGSNFDVTLVLATMLISQLHEGNPSELAPAATTVHNQAMHRTGSEAQEERVRSNVPEHPSDHTRIWSDLSGSAAKSSNGVEERQVKGQQNLNASEQRDIQRISMMHITKDAPIKESVPAAPSFTRHQVEKDHEAGAQGRSQINVHGLSQRHPSNWVDANEEEDGDDENELCVQSTPPYYEEQ, translated from the exons ATGGAGCTGAGTCTAAGCGACAACGCTCTCAAAACCTTTAGTCGTTCGATCACGTGCCTCGCACGTGTAGGCAATGAGCTCGTCATCCAAGCTTCTCCTTCTCAG CTTGCACTTCATACACTCAATTCTTCAAGGTCGGCCTACCAATCTATTACGTTTAAGCCAAACTTCTTTGATGCCTATAGAATTTCTGGTACTCAAGTGCAGTGTAGTGTGCTTTTGAAG GCTgtttgttctgtttttaggacACCTATTGCAAGTATTGATCACTTGACTGTGAAATTGGCCGATCCTGATGCGTTGAAAGTACAGTGGGCTTTGGCATGCTATAGTg GTATGAAAAAATCATATTGGATTACCTGCAATGTTGAACCAGACATACAACACTTGTCTCTTGATAGGAGAAGATTTCCAAGTAACTTGGTAGTTAGGCCTCGTGATCTAAACAGATTGCTAGCTAATTTTCAATCATCACTTCAGGAAATTACTATCATTGCAACTGAGACAACGTCCTTACCTTCAGATGCTGCAAGTGAAATAGGTGGAAAAGCTGTTGAGCTTAGATGTTATATAGATCCAACAAAAG AGAATGATTCCACATTGCACACTCAACTCTGGATAGATCCTTTGGAAGAGTTTGTGCAGTATACTCACATTGGAGATCCTGTAGATGTTACTTTTAGTATGAAGGAATTAAAG GCATTCCTTACTTTTTGTGAAGGCTGCGAGGTTGACATACACTTGTTTCTTGACAAAGCTGGCGA ATGCTTACTTGGAAACAGGCCGATTTTGTTGGCACCCAAATTTGGCCTAGATGATGGCTCTGGCTCAAACTTTGATGTTACACTTGTACTTGCAACCATGCTTATATCACAGCTGCATGAAGGCAATCCCTCTGAACTTGCACCAGCTGCTACGACTGTACATAACCAGGCAATGCACAGGACAGGGTCCGAAGCACAAGAAGAGAGGGTTAGGTCAAATGTACCTGAGCATCCATCGGACCACACCAGAATATGGTCTGACCTCTCAG GAAGTGCAGCAAAAAGCAGTAATGGGGTTGAAGAAAGGCAAGTGAAAGGACAGCAGAACTTGAATGCTAGTGAACAGAGGGATATTCAAAGGATTAGCATGATGCATATTACAAAAGATGCACCGATTAAAGAAAGTGTTCCTGCTGCTCCTAGTTT TACCCGCCACCAAGTAGAAAAGGACCATGAGGCTGGGGCACAAG GTAGGAGCCAGATTAATGTGCATGGGTTATCACAACGTCATCCGAGTAATTGGGTAGATGCAAATGAGGAGGAGGATGGGGATGATGAGAACGAATTATGTGTTCAGTCAACACCACCATATTATGAAGAACAGTAA